A stretch of the Streptosporangium sp. NBC_01755 genome encodes the following:
- a CDS encoding amino acid adenylation domain-containing protein, producing the protein MSPAGTPTPESTLPGTSSPGGRPLGGGLSYAQERMWLSHQLDPTGTEYNVCLALRLRGPLDVPALAGALGDVVARHQALRTVYPNVEGRPVASVLPPAPVELPVHPMASEEEVRRTAVAEARRPFDLAAGPVLRVQLARLAADDHVLVLAVHHIAFDEWSMGVFLGELDALYQARLADLPDPLPPLPAGYDEVVAAERAVDPAPALAYWRGALAGLPALDLPTDRIPAAKISAETSAETSTETSAQGETVTFTVPAATAAALGAVARRCRATPYMAGLAAFAALLSRHCGQDDIALGSTVANRAAPHSEHLVGAFFNTVVMRADLSGAPSFTELLRRVRAYCLDALTHQHLPYPMLAQGRAPLFRVLYELHAGLSGTTKLGDLGVEPFEFPDTAAKYDLALSLMPEGDHLLGHLTYRVDLFEPGTARRLAESFVHLLTQVAAAPDVPLSALEILPPAEREALLAACRGPEPLGSPEVCAHELFERQARLTPQAVALTFGGTRLSYRELNARANRIAHWLRGRGMGPESIVAVRLRRSDWLVAAFLGIWKAGAAYLPLDPGLPAARLEYMLADSGARLVLDDAGALEAETAGCPSGDPDPTAASGNLAYLIYTSGSTGRPKGVMVPHRGLVNFLRWCVSAYAVGGVGGAPLFSSVAYDMVVPNIYTPLVVGQCLHVAAEDTALDELGTALSARPYGFVKLTPGHLEVLAGQLSAEQAAGLAGVLVVGADAFPSRALAFWQALDPAPVLLNEYGPTEASVANCVHTVTGPIGGELVPIGRPIPGTAMYVLDETMRPLPMGVPGELYIGGECVVRGYHGRPALTAERFLPDPFGPPGSRLYRTGDLGRLRADGEFEFLGRLDDQVKIRGFRVELGEVEAALDELPGVDQSVVIAAPVPEPRPGTVPVPEPRPGSGTVPVPEPRPGPGTVPVPEPRPGSGGGRRLVAYVVGTATAAEMRAGLARSLPEYMVPSVFVPLPAIPLNRNGKVDRSALPEVNAATARDAEEEPAPRRARTAVEGQIADLIAGLLGIGSDDVGADEDLFARGIDSLGAVRLMASVEQRLGVKVKLRRFLANATVSGLATLVSTALPDRGPERTSAVPLPVITPLVVSASGGDPLYCFHPLGGSALCYAGLAARLAAHRPVYALQALESGVNAGSLPSMAARYAAELAESGLDLARPYTLAGWSAGGVLAFETARRLQALGHHVDHVVLIDSVLPEVFVTDLLGELAELEALIDRLAPLGVAEARQALLDSKVGFFAGLGMTSSQVAAYHEAYGPELLGLWRDSLRGLADYRAGWFHGRVTLLVSESHPPALRAVQEAGWRQTVSELTVHEVPGEHHELLRAPHVNLISRFLTP; encoded by the coding sequence GTGTCCCCCGCCGGGACGCCGACGCCCGAGTCCACGCTCCCCGGGACGTCCTCGCCCGGAGGGCGGCCGCTCGGGGGAGGGCTCTCGTACGCGCAGGAACGGATGTGGCTCAGCCACCAGCTGGACCCCACGGGGACGGAGTACAACGTCTGCCTGGCGCTGCGCCTGCGCGGCCCGCTGGACGTCCCGGCACTCGCCGGTGCGCTCGGTGACGTCGTCGCCCGCCACCAGGCGCTGCGCACCGTCTACCCGAACGTCGAAGGACGGCCGGTGGCCTCGGTGCTGCCACCGGCGCCGGTCGAGCTGCCGGTACACCCCATGGCGTCGGAGGAGGAGGTCCGCAGGACGGCCGTCGCCGAGGCGCGGCGGCCGTTCGACCTGGCCGCCGGGCCGGTGCTGCGCGTCCAGCTCGCCCGGCTGGCCGCCGACGACCACGTCCTGGTGCTCGCCGTGCACCACATCGCCTTCGACGAGTGGTCCATGGGCGTCTTCCTCGGCGAGCTCGACGCCCTCTACCAGGCCCGCCTCGCGGACCTGCCCGACCCGCTGCCCCCGCTGCCCGCCGGGTACGACGAGGTGGTGGCCGCCGAGCGGGCGGTGGATCCGGCGCCCGCCCTGGCGTACTGGCGCGGCGCCCTGGCCGGCCTGCCCGCGCTCGACCTGCCCACCGACCGCATCCCCGCCGCGAAGATCTCCGCGGAGACCTCCGCGGAGACCTCGACGGAGACCTCGGCGCAGGGAGAGACGGTGACCTTCACCGTGCCGGCCGCCACCGCCGCCGCGCTCGGCGCCGTCGCCCGGCGCTGCCGGGCCACCCCGTACATGGCCGGGCTCGCCGCGTTCGCAGCGCTGTTGTCGCGCCACTGCGGCCAGGACGACATCGCGCTCGGCAGCACCGTCGCCAACCGCGCCGCGCCGCACTCCGAGCACCTCGTCGGTGCCTTCTTCAACACCGTGGTGATGCGCGCCGACCTGTCGGGTGCCCCGAGCTTCACCGAGCTGCTCCGCCGCGTCCGCGCCTACTGCCTGGACGCCCTCACCCACCAGCACCTGCCGTACCCGATGCTCGCCCAGGGCCGTGCCCCGCTGTTCCGCGTCCTGTACGAGCTGCACGCCGGCCTGTCGGGGACCACCAAGCTCGGCGACCTGGGAGTGGAGCCGTTCGAGTTCCCCGACACCGCCGCCAAGTACGACCTCGCACTGTCCCTGATGCCCGAGGGCGACCACCTGCTGGGTCACCTGACCTACCGCGTCGACCTGTTCGAGCCCGGCACCGCCCGGCGGCTCGCCGAGTCCTTCGTCCACCTGCTCACCCAGGTCGCCGCCGCACCCGACGTACCGCTCAGCGCCCTGGAGATCCTCCCGCCCGCCGAGCGCGAGGCGCTGCTCGCGGCCTGCCGGGGGCCGGAACCGCTGGGTTCACCGGAGGTCTGCGCGCACGAGCTCTTCGAGCGGCAGGCCCGGCTTACCCCGCAGGCCGTCGCGCTGACCTTCGGCGGAACCCGGCTGAGCTACCGGGAGCTGAACGCCAGGGCCAACCGGATCGCGCACTGGCTGCGCGGCAGGGGCATGGGCCCGGAGAGCATCGTCGCCGTCCGCCTGCGACGCTCCGACTGGCTCGTCGCCGCCTTCCTCGGCATCTGGAAGGCCGGGGCCGCCTACCTGCCGCTCGACCCCGGGCTGCCGGCCGCCCGCCTGGAGTACATGCTGGCCGACTCCGGTGCCCGGCTGGTACTGGACGACGCGGGTGCCCTGGAAGCCGAGACCGCCGGATGTCCCTCCGGTGACCCGGACCCGACCGCCGCGTCCGGCAACCTGGCCTACCTCATCTACACCTCCGGCTCGACCGGGCGCCCCAAGGGCGTCATGGTCCCGCACCGGGGCCTGGTGAACTTCCTGCGCTGGTGCGTGTCGGCCTACGCCGTCGGTGGCGTGGGCGGGGCCCCGCTGTTCTCCTCGGTCGCCTACGACATGGTCGTGCCCAACATCTACACCCCGCTGGTGGTGGGCCAGTGCCTGCACGTCGCCGCCGAGGACACCGCCCTGGACGAGCTGGGCACCGCGCTGTCGGCCCGGCCTTACGGGTTCGTCAAGCTCACCCCCGGACACCTGGAGGTCCTGGCCGGGCAGCTCTCCGCCGAGCAGGCCGCGGGCCTGGCCGGGGTCCTGGTGGTGGGCGCCGACGCCTTCCCCAGCCGGGCGCTGGCGTTCTGGCAGGCGCTGGACCCGGCGCCGGTGCTGCTCAACGAGTACGGTCCGACCGAGGCGTCCGTCGCCAACTGCGTGCACACCGTGACCGGCCCGATCGGCGGCGAGCTGGTCCCCATCGGCAGGCCCATCCCCGGCACCGCCATGTACGTGCTGGACGAGACCATGCGCCCGCTCCCGATGGGGGTGCCCGGCGAGCTCTACATCGGCGGCGAGTGCGTGGTGCGCGGCTACCACGGCAGACCCGCGCTGACCGCCGAGCGCTTCCTGCCCGACCCTTTCGGCCCGCCGGGCTCGCGGCTCTACCGCACCGGGGACCTGGGCAGGCTCCGCGCCGACGGGGAGTTCGAGTTCCTCGGCAGGCTTGACGACCAGGTGAAGATAAGGGGATTCCGTGTCGAGCTGGGAGAGGTCGAGGCCGCCCTGGACGAACTGCCGGGCGTCGACCAGTCGGTCGTCATCGCCGCACCCGTCCCCGAGCCCCGGCCTGGAACCGTACCTGTCCCCGAGCCCCGGCCCGGATCCGGAACCGTACCCGTCCCCGAGCCCCGGCCTGGACCTGGAACCGTACCCGTCCCCGAGCCCCGGCCCGGATCCGGAGGAGGGCGAAGGCTCGTCGCCTACGTCGTCGGCACCGCCACGGCGGCCGAGATGCGCGCGGGTCTGGCCCGGAGCCTGCCCGAGTACATGGTGCCCTCGGTCTTCGTGCCGCTGCCCGCGATCCCGCTCAACCGCAACGGCAAGGTGGACCGATCCGCGCTGCCGGAGGTGAACGCCGCCACCGCGCGGGACGCGGAGGAGGAGCCCGCTCCGCGCCGGGCGCGCACCGCCGTCGAGGGGCAGATCGCCGACCTGATCGCCGGACTGCTCGGGATCGGCTCCGACGACGTCGGCGCGGACGAGGACCTGTTCGCCAGGGGTATCGACTCCCTCGGCGCGGTACGGCTGATGGCGAGTGTGGAACAGCGCCTGGGCGTGAAGGTCAAGCTCCGCAGGTTCCTCGCCAACGCCACAGTCAGCGGCCTCGCCACTCTCGTGTCGACCGCCCTCCCCGACCGAGGCCCCGAGCGCACTTCCGCCGTACCACTTCCCGTGATCACCCCGCTGGTCGTCTCCGCCTCCGGCGGAGACCCGCTCTACTGTTTCCACCCGCTCGGCGGCTCCGCGCTCTGCTACGCGGGGCTGGCCGCCAGGCTCGCCGCGCACCGGCCGGTCTACGCACTACAGGCGCTGGAATCGGGGGTGAACGCCGGGTCACTGCCGTCCATGGCCGCCAGGTACGCCGCGGAACTGGCGGAATCAGGCCTGGACCTGGCGCGTCCGTACACGCTCGCCGGCTGGTCCGCGGGCGGTGTGCTGGCCTTCGAGACGGCCAGGCGGCTACAGGCGCTCGGCCACCACGTCGACCACGTGGTGCTGATCGACTCGGTGCTGCCCGAGGTGTTCGTGACCGACCTGCTGGGCGAACTGGCCGAGCTGGAGGCGCTGATCGACCGGCTGGCCCCGCTGGGCGTGGCCGAGGCCCGGCAGGCCCTGCTCGACTCGAAGGTGGGGTTCTTCGCCGGGCTGGGCATGACGTCCTCCCAGGTGGCCGCCTACCACGAGGCGTACGGGCCGGAGCTGCTGGGGCTCTGGCGCGACAGCCTGCGCGGCCTGGCCGACTACCGGGCCGGCTGGTTCCACGGCCGGGTCACCCTGCTGGTCAGTGAGTCGCACCCGCCCGCGCTGCGCGCCGTCCAGGAGGCGGGCTGGCGCCAGACCGTCTCCGAGCTGACCGTCCACGAGGTCCCCGGTGAACACCACGAACTCCTCCGCGCCCCCCACGTCAACCTGATCAGCCGTTTCCTCACCCCCTGA
- a CDS encoding phosphopantetheine-binding protein — translation MNTHTPVHRALADDWALLLGLESVGLDDDFFEAGGHSLVAIQLVARIRARHGVEVPVADVFTHPTVAELAQVVIDLLEDGASPHPSHSSLEVEGAGRSA, via the coding sequence ATGAACACGCACACCCCCGTCCACCGGGCGCTGGCCGACGACTGGGCGCTACTGCTCGGCCTGGAGAGCGTCGGTCTCGACGACGACTTCTTCGAGGCCGGGGGGCACTCGCTGGTCGCCATCCAGCTTGTCGCCAGGATCCGGGCACGGCACGGCGTCGAGGTGCCGGTCGCGGACGTGTTCACCCACCCGACGGTGGCCGAGCTGGCGCAGGTCGTCATCGACCTGCTGGAAGACGGGGCGTCACCGCACCCGTCGCACTCGTCGCTGGAGGTGGAAGGTGCCGGTCGTAGCGCCTGA